From Argopecten irradians isolate NY chromosome 12, Ai_NY, whole genome shotgun sequence, one genomic window encodes:
- the LOC138305000 gene encoding glutathione S-transferase Mu 5-like, which yields MTMHVFSTHCSQYNIYVAYVTIARRSPGLDKQTLSSRDNGVTISGFEVVIRNRKYFAFSMYKQDGKNVTSFCDQTLNGWSHDTSDRNWACYSGKKMEQLKPKYHTILPPKPLIIKDLHQCSGTRLGQSYSSVVGLDWLPYYMDDDVKMTQSNTIVRYIAGKYDLLGKTKEEKVKCDLMLENAMDFRNGTVRLCYNPDYDNLKDAYFERLMKVVFPGFEKFLGDKSWFAHGEEVTACDFPMYELLDQHLLMKPGCLDEFPKLTAFHKRFAELPKIKAYLENPSYKPMPVNNKVAKFR from the exons ATGACGATGCATGTGTTTTCGACGCATTGCAGTCAGTACAACATCTATGTGGCCTATGTGACGATCGCCCGTCGCTCTCCCGGCCTTGACAAGCAAACACTTTCGTCCAGAGACAATGGAGTTACTATTTCG GGATTTGAGGTGGTGATAAGAAATAGGAAATACTTTGCGTTTTCAATGTATAAACAGGATGGTAAAAATGTGACAAGTTTCTGTGATCAAACTTTAAATGGTTGGTCACATGACACGTCTGACAGAAACTGGGCATGTTATTCTGGAAAGAAGATGGAACAACTTAAGCCTAAATACCATACAATACTTCCACCAAA ACCTCTGATTATTAAAG aCCTACACCAGTGTAGCGGGACTAGACTGGGTCAGTCCTACTCCAGTGTAGTGGGACTAGACTGG TTGCCATATTATATGGATGACGATGTGAAGATGACCCAGAGTAATACTATTGTTAGGTATATCGCTGGCAAATACGATCTCC tgGGAAAGACTAAAGAAGAAAAGGTAAAATGTGACTTGATGTTGGAAAATGCTATGGACTTCAGAAATGGAACTGTTCGCCTTTGTTATAATCCAGACTAT GATAACCTGAAAGATGCCTACTTTGAGAGACTTATGAAAGTTGTCTTTCCGGGTTTTGAGAAATTTCTGGGTGACAAATCCTGGTTTGCTCATGGAGAAGAG GTAACGGCATGTGATTTCCCAATGTACGAACTTCTGGACCAGCATCTCCTTATGAAGCCTGGCTGTCTCGATGAGTTTCCCAAATTGACGGCTTTCCATAAACGATTCGCAGAGCTACCAAAGATCAAGGCTTATTTAGAGAACCCCAGTTATAAACCTATGCCAGTCAATAACAAGGTGGCTAAGTTTAGGTAG
- the LOC138336326 gene encoding ADP-ribosylation factor-like protein 8A has protein sequence MFAFFHRILDWFKSLFWKEEMELTLVGLQYSGKTTFVNVIASGQFSEDMIPTVGFNMRKITKGNVTIKLWDIGGQPRFRTMWERYCRGVNAIVYMVDAADQDKIEPSRNELHHLLDKPQLQGIPVLVLGNKRDLSGALDEKELIERMNLSAIQDREICCYSISCKEKENIDITLQWLIQHSKSGR, from the exons ATGTTCGCGTTTTTCCACAGAATTCTAGACTGGTTTAAAAGCCTGTTCTGGAAAGAAGAGATGGAACTTACTTTGGTAGGGCTACAGTATTCCGGGAAAACGACATTTGTAAATGTTATAGCG TCTGGCCAGTTTAGTGAAGATATGATTCCAACTGTTGGCTTTAACATGAGGAAGATTACCAAAGGCAACGTCACAATTAAG CTTTGGGATATTGGTGGCCAGCCTCGTTTTAGAACAATGTGGGAAAGATACTGTAGAGGAGTAAATGCTATTGT ATACATGGTAGATGCAGCTGACCAAGACAAGATTGAGCCCTCTAGGAATGAACTACATCACCTGCTAGACAAACCTCAGCTTCAGGGCATTCCTGTGCTAGTCCTGGGTAACAAAAGAGACCTCTCTGGTGCCCTTGATGAAAAGGAGCTTATAGAAAGGAT GAACTTGTCTGCAATTCAAGACAGGGAGATCTGTTGTTATTCAATATCctgtaaagaaaaagaaaatattg atataacattacagtggtTAATTCAGCATTCTAAGTCAGGACGATAA